From Streptomyces sp. NBC_00690, a single genomic window includes:
- a CDS encoding DNA polymerase Y family protein, whose protein sequence is MSAWGSAPYTGPVPRGGRYVLRIHYHLGDRFHHADGWDDSERYLRLIEQLHRVTPRVQAIPPTAVDCDISGALRYFHRGPYELAQMVQMRIRALHDVDTTMGLAGNRMLAAMAADATAPGELTWLRPEPEAIAGFLRPRPVGALHGVGPAMAGLLVRHGLHTIGAVADTPVGTLQRILGRTQGRRLHERAHGVDERPVIPQAPARSASADHAFVRDELDPDQHRRAVLALTEQLGVRLRSEGQITGRITLSVRYADGSTTTRTRTLSEPTQHGVALVRVAYDLYETLGLQRARVRGISLRAEELQPAECAITQLTFDPVDDRARRIEASADRARARFGPWAVRPGTLADV, encoded by the coding sequence ATGAGTGCCTGGGGTAGCGCGCCGTACACCGGACCCGTTCCGCGGGGCGGTCGATATGTGCTGCGCATCCACTACCACTTGGGGGACCGTTTCCACCATGCCGACGGCTGGGACGACTCCGAGCGTTACCTACGGCTCATCGAGCAGCTCCACAGGGTCACTCCCCGGGTCCAGGCGATTCCTCCCACCGCTGTCGACTGCGACATCTCCGGTGCGTTGCGGTACTTCCACCGCGGGCCCTATGAGCTCGCCCAGATGGTCCAGATGCGGATCAGGGCGCTCCATGATGTTGACACCACCATGGGCCTGGCCGGCAATCGGATGCTGGCTGCCATGGCTGCGGATGCCACCGCACCTGGTGAGCTCACCTGGCTCCGACCCGAACCGGAAGCCATTGCCGGGTTCCTTCGTCCGCGTCCGGTGGGGGCGCTGCACGGTGTGGGTCCGGCCATGGCGGGTCTTCTCGTACGGCACGGGCTGCACACCATCGGGGCGGTCGCCGACACACCCGTGGGCACTTTGCAGCGAATCCTCGGTCGTACGCAAGGCAGAAGGCTCCACGAACGGGCCCACGGTGTGGACGAGCGTCCCGTGATCCCGCAGGCCCCGGCCCGTTCGGCCAGCGCCGATCACGCTTTCGTCCGTGATGAACTCGATCCGGATCAGCACCGCCGGGCGGTTCTCGCGCTCACCGAGCAGTTGGGCGTCCGGTTGCGGTCCGAGGGGCAGATCACGGGGCGGATCACGCTGAGCGTGCGGTACGCCGACGGCTCCACCACCACGCGTACGCGCACATTGTCCGAGCCCACCCAGCACGGCGTCGCGCTGGTCCGGGTCGCGTACGACCTCTACGAGACGCTGGGACTGCAACGGGCCAGGGTCCGGGGGATCTCCCTGCGGGCCGAGGAGCTCCAGCCGGCCGAGTGCGCGATCACCCAACTCACCTTCGACCCCGTCGACGACCGGGCCCGACGCATCGAGGCGTCGGCCGACCGTGCCCGAGCCCGCTTCGGTCCGTGGGCGGTGCGGCCCGGGACGCTTGCGGATGTGTGA
- a CDS encoding SigE family RNA polymerase sigma factor, with product MTTPVCTSASKAAVPVPPSYGADARYATHARYSSFSSYVRARGPVLLRTARSLTANPSDAEDLLQTALTKTYVAWERIEDHRALDGYVRRALLNTRTSQWRKRKVDEFACDELPEPDTVPAPDPAEQQALRDAMWRAVMKLPDRQRAMVVLRYYEDLSEAQTAEVLGVSVGTVKSAVSRALGKLREDAELAPVR from the coding sequence ATGACTACGCCAGTCTGCACAAGCGCTTCGAAGGCTGCCGTGCCGGTGCCTCCGTCGTACGGGGCCGACGCACGGTATGCAACCCATGCTCGCTACTCGTCGTTCTCGTCGTACGTACGGGCGCGGGGGCCCGTACTGCTGCGCACGGCACGTTCGCTCACCGCCAACCCGAGCGATGCGGAGGACCTGCTCCAAACCGCGCTCACCAAGACCTATGTCGCCTGGGAGCGGATCGAGGACCATCGTGCGCTCGACGGCTATGTCCGCCGGGCCCTCCTCAACACCCGCACCTCGCAGTGGCGCAAGCGCAAGGTGGACGAGTTCGCCTGCGATGAACTGCCCGAACCCGACACCGTGCCCGCGCCCGACCCCGCGGAGCAGCAGGCCCTGCGCGACGCGATGTGGCGAGCCGTGATGAAGCTGCCGGACAGACAACGGGCCATGGTCGTCCTTCGGTACTACGAGGACCTCAGCGAGGCCCAGACCGCCGAGGTGCTCGGGGTCTCGGTCGGCACGGTCAAGAGCGCGGTCTCCAGGGCGCTCGGCAAACTGCGCGAGGACGCGGAGTTGGCGCCGGTGCGCTGA
- a CDS encoding long-chain fatty acid--CoA ligase: MLSTMQDIPLTVTKILRHGMTIHGKSQVTTWTGESEPQRRTFAEVGGRATQLANALRDQLGVDADQRVATLMWNNSEHVEAYLAIPSMGAVLHTLNLRLPPEQLVWIVNHAADRVVIVNGSLIPLLAPLLPHLPTLEHIVVAGQGDRSPLAEAAAQVHEYEELIADRPTTFDWPELDERTAAALCYTSGTTGDPKGVVYSHRSIYLHSMQVNMTEAMGLTDRDTTLVVVPQFHVNAWGLPHATFMTGINMLMPDRFLQPAPLAEMIEKERPTHAAAVPTIWQGLLAEITAKPRDISSMKQVTIGGSACPPALMEAYDRLGVRLCHAWGMTETSPLGTMSHPPAGLTPEEEWPYRISQGRFPVGVEARLIGPAGDLLPWDGTSAGELEVRGPWIAGAYYGGAGGEDFKPEDKFSEDGWLKTGDVGVIAPGGYLTLTDRAKDVIKSGGEWISSVELENALMAHPEVAEAAVVAVPDEKWGERPLATVVLKEGATAGYAELKEFLAESVPKWQLPERWAVIAAVPKTSVGKFDKKVIRRQYADGALDVSEA; encoded by the coding sequence GTGCTGAGCACCATGCAGGACATACCGTTGACCGTCACCAAAATCCTGCGCCATGGGATGACCATCCATGGGAAGTCGCAGGTCACGACGTGGACGGGGGAGTCCGAACCGCAGCGCCGCACCTTTGCCGAGGTAGGTGGACGAGCGACGCAGTTGGCCAATGCGCTCCGTGACCAACTGGGCGTCGACGCCGATCAGCGGGTGGCGACCCTGATGTGGAACAACTCCGAGCACGTCGAGGCGTATTTGGCGATTCCCTCGATGGGCGCAGTGCTCCACACCCTCAACCTTCGGCTGCCCCCCGAGCAGCTCGTCTGGATCGTCAACCACGCGGCCGACCGAGTCGTCATCGTCAACGGGTCGCTCATTCCCCTCCTCGCACCCCTCCTGCCGCACTTGCCGACGCTTGAGCACATCGTCGTCGCGGGCCAGGGTGACCGGTCCCCGCTCGCCGAGGCCGCTGCCCAGGTGCACGAGTACGAGGAACTCATCGCCGACCGGCCCACCACTTTCGACTGGCCCGAACTGGACGAGCGCACCGCCGCCGCCCTCTGCTACACCTCCGGCACCACGGGCGACCCCAAGGGCGTCGTCTACTCCCATCGGTCCATCTATCTGCACTCGATGCAGGTCAACATGACCGAGGCGATGGGTCTCACCGATCGCGACACCACCTTGGTCGTGGTGCCGCAGTTTCATGTGAACGCCTGGGGACTGCCGCACGCCACCTTTATGACCGGCATCAACATGCTGATGCCCGACCGCTTCCTCCAGCCCGCTCCCCTCGCCGAGATGATCGAGAAGGAACGGCCCACGCACGCCGCGGCCGTACCCACCATCTGGCAGGGCCTGCTGGCGGAGATCACGGCGAAGCCCCGTGACATCAGCTCCATGAAGCAGGTCACCATCGGCGGATCGGCCTGTCCGCCTGCGCTGATGGAGGCGTACGACCGGCTCGGCGTTCGGCTCTGTCACGCCTGGGGCATGACGGAGACCTCCCCGCTCGGGACCATGTCGCACCCTCCGGCCGGGCTGACCCCCGAGGAGGAGTGGCCCTACCGCATCAGCCAGGGCCGTTTCCCGGTCGGTGTGGAAGCCCGACTGATCGGCCCCGCCGGCGACCTCCTGCCGTGGGACGGCACATCCGCCGGTGAGCTGGAGGTCCGTGGACCCTGGATCGCCGGTGCGTACTACGGGGGCGCGGGCGGCGAGGACTTCAAGCCCGAGGACAAGTTCAGCGAGGACGGGTGGCTGAAGACGGGGGACGTGGGCGTCATCGCCCCCGGCGGGTATCTGACCCTGACCGATCGGGCCAAGGACGTGATCAAGTCCGGTGGTGAGTGGATCTCCAGCGTCGAATTGGAGAACGCCCTGATGGCCCACCCCGAGGTCGCCGAGGCGGCCGTCGTGGCGGTACCGGACGAGAAGTGGGGCGAGCGCCCGCTCGCGACGGTCGTCCTCAAGGAGGGGGCGACCGCGGGATACGCGGAGCTGAAGGAGTTCCTCGCCGAGAGCGTCCCCAAGTGGCAGCTGCCCGAGCGGTGGGCGGTGATCGCCGCGGTCCCCAAGACGAGCGTGGGCAAGTTCGACAAGAAGGTGATCCGCCGTCAGTACGCGGACGGCGCACTGGACGTCTCCGAGGCGTAG
- a CDS encoding bifunctional DNA primase/polymerase, which translates to MATIDRQTAALALAHALFAAERGLPVIPLSSNKLPALRSPHRDDVEPTHCRGECGLPGHGIHDATVDPAGIRALFAAAPWATGYGIACGRPPHHLIGVDLDVKPLKRRSDATPAAGTHPPGAPDSTGPPERAREHPPTRGPLSTWAPASASSNSAPSRSQNSTRSLAALAAMEVLGTMETQESTTDSLAALHHLALRHLFTIPETITVLTPSGGRHLWLTGPSDVVVPNSASRIAPGIDVRGAGGYLVGPGSVTAQGTYRLAPGTAGLSPAPCPTALLQLIAPPVRPLPTAPAGAHRQHGRGLVQFVLAAPEGQRNARLFWAACRAYENGIGNALAPALTHAAVRTGLTEREARATIASAARLTSSPRH; encoded by the coding sequence ATGGCCACCATCGATCGGCAGACCGCCGCCCTGGCCCTCGCCCATGCCCTCTTCGCCGCCGAGCGCGGACTTCCGGTCATCCCGCTCTCGTCCAACAAGCTGCCCGCCCTGCGCTCACCGCACCGGGACGACGTCGAGCCGACGCACTGCCGCGGGGAATGCGGCCTGCCGGGACACGGAATCCATGACGCCACCGTCGACCCGGCCGGAATCCGAGCGCTGTTCGCCGCCGCACCCTGGGCGACGGGCTACGGCATCGCCTGCGGCAGACCCCCACACCATCTGATCGGCGTGGACCTTGATGTGAAGCCGCTGAAGCGCCGCTCGGACGCGACGCCGGCTGCGGGAACCCACCCACCGGGCGCCCCGGATTCGACCGGGCCACCGGAGCGGGCGAGGGAACATCCGCCGACCCGCGGGCCACTGAGCACATGGGCCCCCGCCTCCGCCTCGTCGAACAGTGCGCCGAGCCGCTCCCAGAACTCCACCCGCTCGCTGGCGGCCCTGGCCGCCATGGAGGTGCTGGGCACGATGGAGACACAGGAATCCACCACCGATTCCCTTGCCGCACTCCATCACCTGGCGCTGCGCCACCTCTTCACCATCCCGGAGACGATCACGGTCCTCACTCCGAGCGGTGGCCGCCATCTCTGGTTGACCGGTCCGTCCGACGTCGTCGTACCGAACTCGGCCAGCAGGATCGCCCCCGGCATCGACGTCCGAGGGGCCGGCGGCTATCTGGTCGGCCCCGGTTCGGTCACCGCCCAGGGCACCTATCGGCTCGCCCCCGGTACGGCCGGACTCTCCCCCGCCCCCTGCCCCACCGCACTCCTCCAGTTGATCGCACCCCCCGTACGTCCCTTGCCCACCGCACCCGCAGGGGCCCATCGACAACACGGGCGCGGACTGGTCCAGTTCGTACTCGCCGCACCCGAAGGCCAGCGCAACGCACGGCTGTTCTGGGCCGCCTGTCGGGCGTACGAGAACGGCATCGGCAATGCCCTGGCGCCGGCGCTCACCCATGCGGCCGTCCGCACCGGTCTGACCGAACGCGAGGCGCGGGCCACCATCGCGTCCGCCGCCCGACTCACATCGAGCCCCCGCCACTGA
- a CDS encoding DNA polymerase III subunit alpha: MEGFTHLHVASGYSTRYGASHPRDLVVRAAERGMAALALTDRDAVTGAVRFAKAALEHGVRPIFGVDLAVEPLAPVRPDRSPRRRTPVRGGAHVPEPPLRVTLLAQDRVGWAALCRLTSAAHAHPVAGNPVVSWEALRQYAGGGTGLFALLGPVSEPLRALAAGRSDLAERLLVPWREVFGPSLRLEAVWHGHSGAGAGAGAGAGAGAVAGAGAGIGATAGAGTGAGSLRLAARTLGFGGRVGVPVVLANAVRYADPAQHRLADVLDSARLLRPIDRRRLDSGERWLKGPDAMRAVAERIARAAGEEGDASRLLAVTEDTAGACRLDTTADLGLKQRHFPEPGTVGAKDAVDAARVLRERCEAGLVRRGLDGDSAARTRLEEELAIISELEFDTYFLTVAQVVSDVREMGVRVAARGSGAGSMVNHVLHIATANPLDHRLLFERFMSRRRADLPDIDLDVESARRLDVYDRVIERFGRERVAITGMPETYRARHALRDTGLALGIAPAEVDRIAKSFPHIRASDITTALAELPELRQLAAEAAPYRLLFELAEGLDALPRGIAMHPCGVILTDSSLLDRLPVQPTPTGGYPMVQADKEDVEDLGMIKLDILGVRMQSAMAHATAEIERVTGRHIDLDDPRQVPLDDHFAFKLIQASDTLGMFQLESPGQMDLLSRLQPRDPQDVIADISLFRPGPVAGGMPEQYVAARHGRPVPSPHKDLEPILSDTYGVLIWHEQIIEIFHRFTGCDRAFGDLARRALGTPGRLPRVRDWFHREASARGYSSDVLTAVWKTIEGFGAYGFARAHAVAFAVPALQSAWLKAHYPAALYAGLLEHDPGMWPKRVIVADARRHGIAVLPVDINHSGADHTVEKAPDDTWGVRLSLSEVRGISGDEITRIAAARPYSSLSDFWQRARPSRPTAERLADIGAFHSVRGEMTRRDLLLQIAELHRQYRGRPLDDGQLPLRTDEPQAQGTGLPEMTSREELGAELRVLGIDVSRHLMDHHHQLLRELGATDARHLSELKAGENVLVAGVRAATQTPPIASGKRIIFVTLDDGSGMVDLAFFEDSHDDCAHTVFHSGLLLVRGTVQRRGGRSTVVGTMAWDLEALAVARRDQGPEAVYRLLGPAVAPVTGTSGARDSRGRRPRRTIEQETGASLHPWADLQPAGDLKTPDLSSLGYTSPGSAG; this comes from the coding sequence ATGGAGGGTTTTACCCATCTGCATGTCGCGTCCGGCTACTCGACCCGCTATGGCGCCTCGCACCCCCGTGACCTGGTGGTACGCGCTGCCGAGCGTGGGATGGCGGCGCTCGCGCTGACCGATCGGGATGCGGTCACCGGGGCGGTTCGCTTTGCCAAGGCGGCGCTGGAGCACGGTGTGCGTCCCATCTTCGGGGTCGATCTCGCCGTGGAGCCGCTGGCCCCGGTGCGCCCCGACCGTTCGCCCCGTCGTCGTACCCCCGTACGCGGTGGAGCCCATGTCCCCGAGCCTCCCCTACGCGTCACCCTGCTCGCACAGGACCGGGTCGGGTGGGCGGCGCTGTGTCGGCTCACGTCCGCGGCCCATGCTCACCCCGTCGCCGGCAATCCCGTCGTGTCCTGGGAGGCGCTCAGGCAGTACGCGGGGGGTGGTACGGGACTGTTCGCCCTGCTGGGGCCCGTGTCCGAGCCCCTGCGGGCGCTCGCTGCTGGGCGTTCGGACCTTGCCGAACGGCTGCTCGTTCCCTGGCGCGAGGTCTTCGGTCCTTCGCTGCGGCTGGAAGCCGTCTGGCACGGTCATTCCGGAGCCGGAGCCGGAGCCGGAGCCGGAGCCGGAGCCGGAGCCGTGGCAGGAGCTGGGGCAGGGATCGGAGCCACGGCCGGCGCAGGGACCGGGGCGGGGTCGCTGCGGCTTGCCGCTCGGACGCTGGGGTTCGGCGGTCGGGTCGGGGTGCCGGTCGTCCTGGCCAATGCCGTCCGTTACGCCGATCCCGCCCAGCACCGCCTCGCCGACGTGCTGGACTCGGCCCGGTTGCTGCGCCCCATCGACCGCCGTCGGTTGGACTCCGGAGAGCGCTGGCTCAAGGGCCCCGATGCCATGAGGGCCGTTGCCGAGCGGATCGCCCGGGCCGCGGGTGAGGAGGGTGATGCCTCCCGACTGCTCGCCGTCACCGAGGACACCGCAGGGGCGTGCAGGTTGGACACCACCGCCGACCTCGGTCTGAAGCAGCGGCACTTTCCCGAGCCCGGGACCGTCGGGGCGAAGGATGCCGTCGATGCCGCGCGGGTGTTGCGGGAGCGCTGTGAGGCCGGGCTGGTTCGACGGGGGCTCGACGGTGACTCGGCCGCTCGCACTCGTCTCGAAGAAGAACTGGCCATTATCTCCGAACTGGAGTTCGATACGTACTTTCTGACCGTCGCTCAAGTGGTTTCCGATGTAAGGGAGATGGGCGTTCGGGTCGCCGCTCGGGGCTCCGGTGCCGGCAGCATGGTCAATCACGTGCTCCACATCGCCACGGCCAACCCCCTCGACCATCGACTGCTGTTCGAGCGCTTCATGTCGCGTCGCCGAGCGGATCTGCCCGACATCGATCTCGATGTGGAGTCCGCTCGTCGGCTCGATGTGTACGACCGGGTCATCGAGCGGTTCGGACGGGAGCGGGTGGCGATCACCGGGATGCCCGAGACCTATCGGGCCCGCCATGCGCTGCGTGACACGGGGCTCGCCCTCGGCATCGCCCCGGCCGAAGTCGACCGCATTGCAAAATCGTTTCCTCATATTCGAGCGTCCGACATCACGACCGCCCTCGCCGAGCTGCCCGAGCTACGCCAACTGGCCGCCGAAGCCGCCCCGTACCGACTGCTGTTCGAACTCGCCGAGGGTCTGGATGCGCTGCCCCGTGGGATCGCCATGCACCCCTGCGGAGTGATCCTCACCGACTCCTCGCTGCTCGACCGTCTCCCCGTCCAGCCCACCCCCACGGGCGGCTATCCGATGGTCCAGGCCGACAAGGAGGACGTCGAGGACCTCGGAATGATCAAGCTGGACATCCTCGGGGTGCGGATGCAGTCCGCGATGGCCCACGCCACCGCGGAGATCGAGCGGGTCACGGGTCGCCATATCGATCTGGACGACCCCCGCCAGGTGCCGCTGGACGACCACTTCGCCTTCAAACTGATCCAGGCGTCGGACACCCTCGGCATGTTCCAGTTGGAATCGCCGGGGCAGATGGACCTCCTCAGTCGGCTGCAACCCCGCGATCCGCAGGACGTGATCGCCGACATCAGCCTCTTCCGGCCCGGCCCGGTGGCCGGTGGGATGCCGGAGCAGTACGTTGCAGCCCGCCACGGCCGGCCCGTACCCAGTCCGCACAAGGATCTCGAACCGATCCTCTCTGACACCTACGGAGTGCTGATCTGGCATGAGCAGATCATCGAGATCTTCCACCGGTTCACCGGCTGCGACCGGGCGTTCGGCGATCTGGCCCGGCGGGCCCTGGGTACTCCGGGCCGGTTGCCCCGGGTCCGTGACTGGTTCCATCGGGAGGCGTCCGCCCGCGGCTACTCGTCCGATGTGCTCACCGCCGTGTGGAAGACCATCGAGGGCTTCGGCGCCTACGGCTTCGCCCGGGCCCACGCGGTCGCCTTCGCCGTGCCCGCCCTGCAATCGGCCTGGCTGAAGGCGCACTACCCCGCCGCCCTCTACGCGGGGCTGCTCGAACACGACCCCGGGATGTGGCCCAAGCGCGTCATCGTCGCCGATGCCCGACGCCACGGCATCGCCGTACTCCCCGTCGACATCAACCACTCCGGCGCGGACCACACTGTCGAAAAGGCACCCGACGACACCTGGGGCGTACGGCTGTCCCTGTCCGAGGTGCGGGGCATCAGCGGCGATGAGATCACCCGGATCGCCGCCGCCCGTCCCTACAGTTCGCTGTCCGACTTCTGGCAGCGGGCACGCCCCAGCCGGCCGACCGCCGAACGGCTCGCCGACATCGGTGCGTTCCATTCGGTTCGTGGTGAGATGACCCGCCGCGATCTGCTGCTCCAGATCGCCGAACTCCACCGCCAGTACCGTGGTCGCCCCCTCGACGACGGCCAACTCCCGCTGCGTACGGATGAACCGCAGGCCCAAGGCACGGGACTGCCGGAGATGACGAGCCGGGAGGAGTTGGGCGCCGAACTGCGGGTCCTCGGCATCGATGTCAGCAGGCATCTGATGGACCATCACCACCAGTTGCTGAGGGAGCTCGGCGCCACCGACGCCCGGCACCTCTCGGAGCTGAAGGCCGGTGAGAACGTCCTCGTCGCCGGTGTGCGGGCCGCCACCCAGACCCCGCCCATCGCGTCCGGCAAGCGGATCATCTTCGTCACACTCGACGACGGTTCGGGCATGGTCGACCTCGCCTTCTTCGAGGACAGCCATGACGACTGCGCCCATACGGTCTTCCACTCCGGACTGCTGCTGGTCCGCGGCACGGTCCAACGCCGGGGTGGACGCAGTACGGTCGTCGGGACGATGGCCTGGGACCTGGAGGCCCTTGCCGTGGCCCGTCGTGACCAGGGTCCGGAGGCGGTTTACCGGTTGCTCGGCCCTGCCGTCGCCCCCGTGACAGGAACGTCCGGAGCACGGGATTCCCGCGGTCGCCGCCCCCGGCGCACGATCGAGCAGGAGACCGGGGCGAGCCTCCATCCCTGGGCGGACCTTCAGCCCGCTGGTGATCTCAAGACGCCCGATCTGTCCTCGCTCGGATACACCAGTCCGGGGAGCGCGGGATGA